One window from the genome of Pungitius pungitius chromosome 14, fPunPun2.1, whole genome shotgun sequence encodes:
- the cfl2 gene encoding cofilin-2, which yields MASGVTVNDEVIRVFNDMKVRKSSSQEDVKKRKKAVLFCLSEDKKKIIVEEGKQILVGDIGETVDDPYGCFVKLLPPNDCRYGLYDATYETKESKKEDLVFIFWAPENAPLKSKMIYASSKDAIKKKFTGIKHEWQVNGLDDIQDRATLAEKLGGNVVVSLEGKPL from the exons ATG GCGTCAGGTGTAACAGTGAACGATGAGGTCATCAGGGTGTTCAACGACATGAAAGTGAGGAAGTCTTCGTCCCAGGAGGacgtgaagaagaggaagaaggcggTGCTGTTCTGTCTAAgcgaggacaagaagaagatcaTCGTGGAGGAGGGGAAGCAGATCCTGGTGGGCGACATCGGGGAGACGGTGGACGACCCCTACGGCTGCTTCGTTAAGCTCCTCCCCCCCAACGACTGCAGATACGGGCTGTACGACGCCACCTACGAGACCAAGGAGTCCAAGAAGGAGGACCTGGTCTTCATCTTCTG GGCTCCAGAGAATGCTCCACTGAAGAGCAAGATGATCTACGCCAGCTCTAAAGACGCCATCAAGAAGAAGTTTACAG GTATAAAACATGAGTGGCAGGTGAACGGGCTGGACGACATCCAGGACCGCGCCACGCTGGCAGAGAAGCTTGGGGGGAACGTGGTGGTGTCTCTGGAGGGCAAGCCGCTGTGA